The DNA window TATTCTACCCTCTTTGACCCCGACCGACGACGAGTATACGATGTCCAATATGCTTCCATACGAGCCCAACGCACAAATACGGCCGATGCCAGTAGCAAAAGCAACCCGTCGCAGCGGACAAGTGATGCGAAGTCTGAGAATTCCCAAAAGTTCAATGAACAAATGGAGGCTCTGAGcgcggcgctgcagcagctctaTATTAGACGGAATAGGCTCGAAAGCGAGCTATTCGAGATTAGGCGCGAGTATAACCGCAGCCAAGCTGCACTCGACAAGCTGCAAAGCGAGGCAGATAAAGACGCCCAGGAAGAGGCCAGGCAGAAGAGCTGGTTTGGCTACTTCTTCTCTGCATCGCAATTAGAAGGGGAcaaggaggagaggcagagacgCATGCTGACCAATAGGGTCGCTCAATCTGTGCGGGAGGCAGAAATAAACTCCCGCAAACGTACAATGGCCAGCAAACAATCGAGCATCGATGCTCTCAATGAGCAGATACGGCAGAAAACGGCAGACAAGGAGACGTTGCAGCAGCGAGAGAAGGCGCGGGAGGAAGCTGTTCGGTGGGCGGAGATGCGGCAGAGAGAAGCGCtgcggagagaaaaggagaggcaggaaagggagaagcaggaaagggagaggaaagagagagagaagaaggaaaacgagcggagagaaaaggagagaaaggaaaacgAGAGGAGAGAACGtgaggtggaagaagagttaCGACGAGCGTTTCGCGACATGGCTGAGGCAATGCAAAAAGAACGAGAAGCGCAGCGAGTTCGAAAGCCGCCCCAGGCGAAAAAGGAGAGGCAAGCGAATGCAAATGCATATCCAGATGCACACTGGGGGACAGAGCCGCCCAGTACGAGGCGTGGGAAGAAATTTACATCACAAAGCGCAAGCTCGAAACCGTCTACTGGAGCAACGACCAGCAAAACGGCTTGTCTTCACAAGTCCTGGTGGGAtcgagaagaagggaagcaCGTGTGCGAGCGGTGCTCGACGACAACGTTTCGATTCGCTTTTCGGTGCCCGAGTTGTCGTACAGTTGCGTGTGCTAAATGCCGTGATGTGATGAAGTCCAAGGTATGTTTGAAACCTTGTATACGTGTAATGCATTGCTGTTATTAGATGCTGACCAGATGATTAGAGGCAGATGCCAGAGGTGCCGCCACAGTGGACCTGGGATTGGGATTAAGGGGATTGCTCCATGGAAGATGGTATCAACTTGCCGTTTGGGGACTCGAATcggtttgctttttttttttttttggatttgtTTCATTTCCTACCTGTTGAATATCAAGGCGTCTGACTTTAGCTTCGACTTATATATGGATACGAGATTGCGCAGTTATTCCATGTATACGTTTCATTAACAGTAATGGACATGCACGTTTCCAATCCCTAGAGCCTCTCTTATTGATAATTTTATTGTAGATatgcatccatctcattTACCAAGCATCTTGAGTCTCATTCCTAGATGGATTGGCATAAAACCACTTATACTAGAGTGAGTTGGATATATGAGCATCAACACGACTATAAGTTGCGCAAATAAATGTAATTTTCCCCCAAAAACTCTTGGCTCAACCAATACATGACTCGCTTTATTATAGTGTTTTGGGTTGTATTCTGCTTTTGCAGTGTTAATTCCATTGATGTTCCCTTTAAAGATGCCCACTCGGAAATGTCGATCCCACCTCATCTACCACCACATCCACAACAGATTGTTCATTTGTAAACCAGAATCGAAGCGTCCCTTGCATCGCAAAACATGACCAcccctcttcatcatgctCATGTTTCGATTGGTAAGCAGCGCAGACTCTTGTTCCTCTCAACTCAATCGACGTTTCTGGACGGTGCCGCGTGACTCGGCTGAAACACAAGCATGCAGGGCTCTTGTAAGTGCACACTGGATCTAGTCCAACCCGGCATTCGCCGAGGGCACGCTGGGAACCGTGGTGGTACTCTGCGAGAATTCCCCGGCAGAGGCCAGTTTCAGCGTCTGAATATATGTGTACGAGGGCTACGTTCTCCAGGGGAGCAGACGAGAAACACGCCTCCTGGAAAGGGGGCTTGTCGAGCCGGGCAAACGGTTCGACGTCACTATCTTGGTTGGGATAGGCACtcatggccgagatggccgCAGGTTTTGCCAcgttgaagacgagcagcagctgttctTTTACAGGCCACGTGAAATCTTGCGTTGGTCCTAGAAAACGGGGCCCGGCCATGACGTCTCCGGCCAATTGGAAGCGGAACTATACGAGTTAGATGGGAGTCTTTTTGGGGTTCGCAGGAAAAAGGGGCAATCCCATACCAAGTAAGAATAGTCGGCTACAGCCCAGGGAGATTTCGTGAATCTGTGTGGAGCACGAATTCCAAAATGCGTGAGCCGGTCTTTTGGAGGGAATGGAACGTAGACCCAAGCAGTGTGGCGTTGACGTTGGCGTGAAAGTCGATTAAACGTGGCATCGGGATGAGGACGTCTGCGTGTATGGCCGTGTATGGCGAGGGTGGATCCATTTGCTACGAAGAAAGTAAGGCCATGCACTTTTTTGAGATCAATGGTGGCGACTTGGACGGTGCCTGTCATCTTTGGCATGTTTCGAAGACTTTGTAAAGGAGGCGGCGCAGGCGTGTCCCAGAGTTGCAGATCGGCTGCCTCCTTTGGTACTTGCAAACGAGCCAGGCCCGACTATTGCGTTTAGTCAATGAGGCTGTACTGTAGATGTGGTGAAGATGTGTTGGTCGAGAGTGTCACGTACTTGAAATTGTACCATCACGTCTCCTAACCGATCCTGCGTCTCTATGATGTATACTTCCGTGTCCGATCGTTTACCGGCAAATGGGGGATAgtctgccagcttctcgatTCGTTTCAGCCCCCAGTTGTCAATCGTAATCCTGACAATTGGGGCAAGACAGCTTTTCAACACGGCATGGCCATCTCGTTCCCACGAGACGATTCTGGAGAGTGGTAGTGATGGCTGCCGGCTCAGGGCCCGGCCGTCCCAATCAGCAGCCAGGTCAAGAACAGTACGATAGCGGCTAAGAGGGCTCGGCTGAGCATATGCCCCTATTATATGCAATATCTCTGCTGGCAAGGCCGTCAACTGGGGTAGGCAACAGGCTGTCGCAGCAAGCTGCATCGTCTTGtttgcatcagcatcagGGGCCAATCGAAAAGACGGAGCCCCGTGCCACGGTCTTCTCCACGCCGCCGTCAACCACAGTCGATGTAGCGAATCGCCGGCTTTACAGCGTTGCCGAAATAAGTTGTAGCAATCGACGTGAATCGTTGCAGCGTCTGGCGCTCCATCGTTGCATTGAGAGCATGAGGGCTTGCGGCAGAAGTGCCACTCGATATCCAGTACTGCATCATCACTGGCACCGTGGTCTGGGAACGTATACGCATTGATGACTTGAATGGAGCGACTCTTCCGAATGGCTACGCTAAAGTATCAGCAACAGCTCAGGAATATGAGATTGAAAAGATATATCAGTACCCGCAACGATTTTCTGCCCAAGGCTGAACTCATCACCACAGGCTCCGCACCGGGGATGTAAATGGATATGCGGCCGACTCATGATGAACTGATTGAAGAAAGACTGGGTAGGTGGCTCATCAGCAGGTCCGGCGTCGTCAAAGACTGAAAAGCCTGTTGTTTAGGCatctatttatttatattaggacGGCGGAAAAGATGCAATCCGTGTATGAATAATACTCCATTGTGGTTGGGATATGGTGACGCCACATACGGTTTGGCTTGAAGATTCCGCGATCCGGGCGTAGCATCATTCGCCGGAAAAGGCAATAATGTCGCCTAGTGTGGTAGGATCCGATGCCAAGTTTGTCGGGGATATCAGACGAGGCACCGGGGATTAGCGATGCCGGCATGATACAGAAACGGTAACTACAAGTATTGATGTTCTCTGAATTGGTGGTTTACTTgataaattaaataaaaaaccaaAACTCGAATAGGAATATACAAGTCGGCACTTTATACTATTTTGAATGTGACTCTGTGTGAATCAGTTTATATAGATATTACTTCTCAGACGCTGGAAAGTACCGCGCCCAGCGAATGTAGCAGCTCGCCATCTATTACCCCAAACAGATGTATCAGTAGCATCGGCTATTAGCATTACTAATACGCAACGTACATGTGTGTACCGTACCTATTGCTGCTTCCATCGGCCAGTTTCAAAGCCATTTAATAGCTAGATGGCACTTTTCATACAAAATTCCCACTATAAATGCTTATATCtacccatctccatccagtCAACCGCCGTAGTCGTTCCTAGGCCTCATTTTCttcccatttctttttctcaatATATGATTAAGCGAAATGAAAGACATCAAATCCATCAACACcaatcaccatcttcaatggCGGTATATCGAGGTTTCCCGGCGCCTTCGTGTCGTGGATACAATACACCAAGTTAGCAAGGATACTGATTCTATACCTCTACCTCGGTAGCTGACACAGGCTTTTACTCCACAACAATGTCAGCCATGGCCTGTATCTCGAGTTATGTGTTTAGCATCTACAGATTCAACATGTCCTGTTCACTAATCATGTTCAAAATTGGACGAGACATTTGTCATGAGAATGTTTTGGTGTCTTGAAAAATACCTACTTGCACGCGTATAGGGCGGGCGGTCAGAATACCATGTACCTACCTGTTAGGTCAAATTAGGTGGATACAGCGTGTAAGCAGCAGAACGGGCATGAAAGATGGTATCAAATGCAATTGAGGCTGAGTCGAAAGCTGCACATCAGTGGGCCATTTCTGGGTTTCGTTTCCCATCTATAACAGCCTCTCATGCTAGTATCTTCAATCTGtcattgcttcttcttcttcttcttcttttttttttcttattcgtAAAACCCGCTTCTCATCAGGTTAGATTAGGCGCAATCACTAGGTATTCCCGAAACACCAGCTGGTCTTCTCTCCACCACCTGAAACTGCACATTCCatctacagcagcagcgtccaCACATCCCAATGGCCGAGGCTCTCGGCACCGCCATTGGCGTGATTGGCTTCATCGGCCAGCTCTTCGACGGCTGCGTCAAGGCCTACGGCTACTTCACCACGGCGGCCAACCTCGACGGCGACAGCCAGCGCATGCTGTGCAAGGTGCGCATCGAGGAGATGCGCCTGACCGTCTGGGGCCGCGAATGGGGCGTCGCCGAGGGCAAGTTTGACGCGCACCTGAGCGAGCGCAACCCGCAGCTGAGGGCGCTGGCGACGCAGAtcctggagcagctgcacgGCACCGTGACGGACTTTCGCAAGCTGCAGGACCGCTACGGGCTGGTGGACGAGGAGGCGGAGAggaatggcgatgatgacaaGAAGAGGGCCAATGGAGCGtcaaagaggaggacgagtGCGAGTGCGGGTGCGGGCACAAATgagaggagctggaggagggagCTGGGGCTGAGGACAAAGTGGGTGATTGGAGGTAtgcgagcgagagcgaggagAATCTCATGACATATCATACACTGACATGGCCCCTGACAGACAAGGAAAAGTTCAGCAACCTGCTCAAAGACCTCAAAGGTGCGTACAAAACCCACCAGCCAAGAAGACGCACCACTAACATCCAGCCAGACTTCAACGACGGCCTCGAGCgcctcttccccccctcgCAGGTCCCCTCCTTCCAGCGCGCCTGGACTCACCAGCTGCTCGACCGCGCCCAGCGTGACCTCGCCGAGCTCTCGCTGCTCGAGAACGCCTCCTCGGGCATCTACCCGCAGCTCACAAACTCCGCCAccctcaagaagctgcgcATCAACCTCGACAGCAAGCCCCAGGCCTCCTTCAAGCCCACCTTTGCGCTCAAAGTCGGCCTCTCCTCGCTCGACATCAGCCACGTCGTCGAAAGGggcaacagcagcactcGGCGCCGGTGCCAGGGCCATCACGTCGCCGCGGGAGACGTCCTCATCGAGTGGGTCGACTACGACCGCGAAGCCATCGAGGAGCGCGT is part of the Trichoderma atroviride chromosome 1, complete sequence genome and encodes:
- a CDS encoding uncharacterized protein (EggNog:ENOG41) — translated: MSRPHIHLHPRCGACGDEFSLGQKIVAAIRKSRSIQVINAYTFPDHGASDDAVLDIEWHFCRKPSCSQCNDGAPDAATIHVDCYNLFRQRCKAGDSLHRLWLTAAWRRPWHGAPSFRLAPDADANKTMQLAATACCLPQLTALPAEILHIIGAYAQPSPLSRYRTVLDLAADWDGRALSRQPSLPLSRIVSWERDGHAVLKSCLAPIVRITIDNWGLKRIEKLADYPPFAGKRSDTEVYIIETQDRLGDVMVQFQSGLARLQVPKEAADLQLWDTPAPPPLQSLRNMPKMTGTVQVATIDLKKVHGLTFFVANGSTLAIHGHTRRRPHPDATFNRLSRQRQRHTAWVYVPFPPKDRLTHFGIRAPHRFTKSPWAVADYSYLFRFQLAGDVMAGPRFLGPTQDFTWPVKEQLLLVFNVAKPAAISAMSAYPNQDSDVEPFARLDKPPFQEACFSSAPLENVALVHIYSDAETGLCRGILAEYHHGSQRALGECRVGLDPVCTYKSPACLCFSRVTRHRPETSIELRGTRVCAAYQSKHEHDEEGWSCFAMQGTLRFWFTNEQSVVDVVVDEVGSTFPSGHL
- a CDS encoding uncharacterized protein (EggNog:ENOG41~TransMembrane:1 (o469-489i)); amino-acid sequence: MAEALGTAIGVIGFIGQLFDGCVKAYGYFTTAANLDGDSQRMLCKVRIEEMRLTVWGREWGVAEGKFDAHLSERNPQLRALATQILEQLHGTVTDFRKLQDRYGLVDEEAERNGDDDKKRANGASKRRTSASAGAGTNERSWRRELGLRTKWVIGDKEKFSNLLKDLKDFNDGLERLFPPSQVPSFQRAWTHQLLDRAQRDLAELSLLENASSGIYPQLTNSATLKKLRINLDSKPQASFKPTFALKVGLSSLDISHVVERGNSSTRRRCQGHHVAAGDVLIEWVDYDREAIEERVAHVRRMDDLARMMHSASECHPDLHSIDCLGYTDDAANSRYGLVYTAPASSHSTLKTLISSPDLKTPDLDERVHLARTLAVAVWSLHSLDWLHKSLCSSNILFFPSAFSTSANSPTASAALVPDISHPYLSGFDASRPELDTALSVAPKNPSIEDLHRHPGSLRGSPHIKSFDIYSFGLVLLEIGLWKVLQAYYKAHYSAERWRDKVVLAVLVPALGSKVGKVYKDVVEMCLRVDEDMTSIEAGELMEEVVSKLESIRV
- a CDS encoding uncharacterized protein (EggNog:ENOG41), whose amino-acid sequence is MMAPFQVTDDYYEILGVLQSAGKDAIRASYKRLALLHHPDRNPNNPKATAQFQLIESAYSTLFDPDRRRVYDVQYASIRAQRTNTADASSKSNPSQRTSDAKSENSQKFNEQMEALSAALQQLYIRRNRLESELFEIRREYNRSQAALDKLQSEADKDAQEEARQKSWFGYFFSASQLEGDKEERQRRMLTNRVAQSVREAEINSRKRTMASKQSSIDALNEQIRQKTADKETLQQREKAREEAVRWAEMRQREALRREKERQEREKQERERKEREKKENERREKERKENERREREVEEELRRAFRDMAEAMQKEREAQRVRKPPQAKKERQANANAYPDAHWGTEPPSTRRGKKFTSQSASSKPSTGATTSKTACLHKSWWDREEGKHVCERCSTTTFRFAFRCPSCRTVACAKCRDVMKSKRQMPEVPPQWTWDWD